The following nucleotide sequence is from Rubripirellula tenax.
ACGGTGAACCGTTGTTGTTGGACGGCGGTGACTTCACCTTCGGACGCAGCGACATCCAACCCAGCGGGAAATTCGCCTTTTCGCAAGGCGGTTCGCCGCAAAACAGCGTCGCGGTCAACGGCCGGCGAACGACCGGTTCTCTTTCGGGCCCCGTTCCATTGTTCTTTGGAAACATATTCGGCGTCAACTTCTTTGAACCGGTTAGCAACGCGACCGCAACCTACATCGAACGTGACATCGTGTTGGTGGTTGACCGCAGCGGTTCGATGAGGGGACAAAAGTTCGCAGATTTGCAAACAGCGATCGACACGTTCATCACCACGCTCGATGGTACGCCCGTCGATGAGAAAGTGGGGCTCGCTTCGTACAGCCAATTCGCATCCGAAGACGTTGCGTTGACGGAAGACTTGACCCAGATCAGCAGTGGAATGGCAGCCCTTAGCGTCGGCGGACTCACCAGCATTTCACGCGGCATTCAAGCCGGTGCAAACGTGATGGCGGGAAGCGCGGGAACGCAATTCGTCGAACAGACGTACATCGTCATGACGGACGGTATCCACAACACCGCTGCCGAACCACGAATCATCGCCTCATCGCTAGCTGCTCCAAACGTAACCATTCACACGATCACATTCGGCATTGACGCGGACCAACCGCGAATGCGTGAAGTCGCGTTGATCGGCGGCGGACGTCACTTCCACGCCGATACCGGTTTGCAATTGATCGAAGTCTATCGCGAAATCGCGTTGACGCTCAGCACGATCATGACCGAGTAACCTAAGCAAGAACACCGGATCATCACTATGAAACGCTCTTCAAAATCGAATCAACGCCGAGGCACCACCGCAGTCGAATTTGCGATGGTGGCACCGCTGTTGTTCTTGTTCTTTTTTGCGGCAATGGAGTTTGTCCGCGTCGCGATGATTCGCCATACCGCCGACAACGCCGTATACGAAGGATGCCGGATCGGAATCATTCCCGGTGCGACAAACGCGGAAATTCGAACCGAGACCCTTCGCATCATGAGCTCGCTCGGGGTCAACAATGTCACTTTGAACGTGACACCGGCATTGATCGATGACCGAACCGACGAAGTCACCGTGCAAATCGAAATCCCCCTGGATTCCAACAGCTACGTGCCCAACAAATTCGTCGCCGGACGGTCGATCGTCCGCGAACTGACGCTCCGCCGTGAAGGCAACCGATAGCCGTTGAAACGGATCAGTCGAAGACTAACAGCCGACGGTCGTCGCGTCCCACTTTTTGCGGTCGCGCGACGTCTGGCCCAATTCATGCCAGTATTCCACGCGATCGTCGTCTGGTAACCAACAAAGAAAAACAGGCCGGCGGTTC
It contains:
- a CDS encoding vWA domain-containing protein; the encoded protein is MLVLIVVMMIGFMVAVAFSVDVAQMHLSRTELRSATDAASKAAAARLAETLDQNQAIAEGQRIAAANTVNGEPLLLDGGDFTFGRSDIQPSGKFAFSQGGSPQNSVAVNGRRTTGSLSGPVPLFFGNIFGVNFFEPVSNATATYIERDIVLVVDRSGSMRGQKFADLQTAIDTFITTLDGTPVDEKVGLASYSQFASEDVALTEDLTQISSGMAALSVGGLTSISRGIQAGANVMAGSAGTQFVEQTYIVMTDGIHNTAAEPRIIASSLAAPNVTIHTITFGIDADQPRMREVALIGGGRHFHADTGLQLIEVYREIALTLSTIMTE
- a CDS encoding TadE/TadG family type IV pilus assembly protein; its protein translation is MKRSSKSNQRRGTTAVEFAMVAPLLFLFFFAAMEFVRVAMIRHTADNAVYEGCRIGIIPGATNAEIRTETLRIMSSLGVNNVTLNVTPALIDDRTDEVTVQIEIPLDSNSYVPNKFVAGRSIVRELTLRREGNR